A window of Candidatus Methylomirabilota bacterium contains these coding sequences:
- the gmd gene encoding GDP-mannose 4,6-dehydratase, which yields MKTALITGITGQDGSYLAELLLAKGYTVHGLIRRASTFHTQRLDHLYQDPHDSESRLILHHGDLSDSSQLTNLFYEVQPTEVYHLGAQSHVRVSFDMPDYTGDITGLGTVRLLEAIRKSGVGCRLYQASSSEMFGDAPAPQNEQSPFQPRSPYAAAKLYAYWMVRNYREGYGLFACNGIMFNHESPRRGETFVTRKITRGVAAILAKRQQKLFLGNLDARRDWGYAPEYVEGMWVMLQQPTPGDLVFGTGETHSVQEFVQEAFGYVDLDWRDYVTEDPRYRRPTEVPLLLADPSEAKRRLGWAPTVTFRDLVRIMMDADLEAAGVAAPGKGSQCRTDGRLAWLQRP from the coding sequence ATGAAGACCGCGCTCATCACCGGGATCACCGGGCAAGACGGCTCGTACCTGGCCGAGCTGCTGCTCGCGAAGGGCTACACCGTCCACGGCCTGATCCGCCGGGCCAGTACCTTCCATACCCAGCGGCTCGACCATCTCTACCAGGACCCGCACGACTCGGAGAGCCGCCTCATCCTGCACCACGGCGATCTCTCCGATTCCAGCCAACTCACCAATCTCTTCTATGAGGTGCAACCCACCGAGGTCTATCACCTGGGCGCGCAGAGCCATGTGCGGGTGAGCTTCGACATGCCGGACTACACCGGCGACATCACCGGCCTGGGGACCGTCCGCCTATTGGAGGCGATCCGCAAGAGCGGGGTGGGATGCCGCCTGTACCAGGCCTCCAGCAGCGAGATGTTCGGCGACGCGCCGGCCCCCCAGAACGAGCAGAGCCCTTTCCAGCCGCGCAGCCCCTATGCGGCTGCGAAACTCTATGCCTACTGGATGGTCCGCAATTACCGGGAAGGCTACGGCCTCTTTGCCTGTAACGGCATTATGTTCAACCATGAATCGCCCCGGCGGGGCGAGACCTTCGTCACGCGGAAAATCACGCGTGGCGTCGCCGCCATCCTGGCCAAGCGCCAACAGAAGCTCTTCCTCGGTAACCTCGACGCCCGGCGCGACTGGGGCTATGCCCCGGAGTATGTCGAAGGGATGTGGGTGATGCTGCAACAGCCGACGCCGGGCGACCTGGTCTTCGGGACCGGTGAGACCCATTCGGTACAGGAGTTCGTGCAGGAGGCCTTCGGCTATGTCGACCTTGACTGGCGGGACTACGTGACTGAGGATCCGCGCTACCGCCGCCCGACCGAGGTGCCCCTCCTGCTGGCCGATCCGTCCGAGGCCAAGCGACGACTGGGATGGGCGCCCACGGTGACCTTCCGGGACCTGGTCCGGATCATGATGGACGCCGACCTGGAGGCGGCAGGTGTCGCGGCACCGGGAAAGGGGAGCCAGTGCCGGACCGATGGACGGCTGGCGTGGCTGCAACGGCCGTGA
- a CDS encoding CBS domain-containing protein produces MKVRDGMVTDLVTASPWETAAEVARKMRDYKVGCILIANEGKLVGLITDREMAIKCIAEGWNPQTTRIEEIMARNPYTIAPDFEMAEAARLFGQRKVRRFPVVEDGQKLLGILSVADVAPDFKTYFDGIFHELVEWRHEPKGQHSGWEGTCSHSH; encoded by the coding sequence ATGAAAGTGCGAGATGGTATGGTCACCGATCTGGTGACGGCCTCGCCGTGGGAGACCGCCGCCGAGGTTGCCCGCAAGATGCGCGACTATAAGGTGGGGTGCATTCTCATCGCCAATGAGGGGAAGCTTGTTGGCCTCATTACCGACCGAGAGATGGCCATCAAGTGTATCGCTGAAGGGTGGAACCCTCAGACCACGCGAATCGAGGAGATTATGGCCAGGAATCCCTACACGATCGCCCCCGACTTCGAAATGGCTGAGGCCGCGCGGCTCTTCGGTCAGCGCAAGGTCAGGCGCTTCCCCGTCGTCGAGGATGGGCAGAAACTGCTCGGTATCCTGTCCGTTGCGGACGTGGCCCCGGACTTCAAGACGTACTTTGACGGAATCTTCCATGAACTTGTCGAATGGCGTCATGAGCCGAAGGGCCAGCACTCAGGGTGGGAGGGTACCTGCTCCCATTCACACTAG
- a CDS encoding NAD(P)-dependent oxidoreductase produces the protein MTTALVTGVSGGTGRAVAQAFVKAGWKVFGVDKIEQTEPVRGLRFLKADLAQAEELDNILRPVVSEVGRLDALVNNAAHQDCGPIADVEISDWDRVMAVNLRAIYLAIRILKPVLGRGSSIVNISSVHACASSSNISAYAASKGGVLAFTRALAVELGKEGIRVNAILPGAIDTQMLRDGLDRGHLTGDSLDERLKSLGARIPIGRVGRPEEIAQAVLFLADNERASFITGTGLVVDGGALAKLSTE, from the coding sequence GTGACCACGGCGCTTGTGACAGGCGTCTCAGGCGGGACCGGGAGAGCCGTGGCTCAAGCCTTTGTGAAGGCGGGATGGAAGGTTTTCGGTGTAGATAAAATCGAGCAGACGGAGCCTGTAAGGGGGCTGAGGTTCCTGAAAGCGGACCTGGCTCAGGCCGAAGAACTCGACAACATCTTGAGGCCGGTAGTCTCTGAGGTTGGACGGCTCGATGCCTTGGTGAACAATGCGGCGCACCAAGACTGCGGTCCCATCGCGGATGTGGAGATCAGCGACTGGGATAGAGTGATGGCGGTCAACCTCCGCGCCATATACCTGGCGATCCGAATCTTGAAACCTGTCCTGGGAAGGGGCAGTTCCATCGTCAACATCAGCTCGGTGCATGCATGTGCCAGCTCGTCCAACATATCGGCCTACGCTGCCAGCAAAGGGGGCGTGCTCGCCTTCACAAGGGCCCTGGCTGTAGAACTCGGTAAGGAGGGTATAAGGGTGAACGCCATACTCCCCGGAGCTATCGACACTCAGATGTTGAGGGATGGACTCGACAGGGGGCATCTCACGGGGGACTCTTTAGATGAAAGGCTCAAATCCCTTGGTGCGCGGATACCGATAGGCCGTGTCGGACGGCCGGAAGAAATCGCCCAGGCGGTGTTATTCCTTGCCGACAATGAGAGGGCTTCCTTCATAACAGGTACGGGGCTTGTCGTCGACGGAGGAGCGTTGGCCAAGCTCAGCACAGAATGA
- a CDS encoding GDP-fucose synthetase, producing the protein MDNLQGKRILVTGGAGFLGSQVVQKLKARGCGELCIPRSAQYDLTNEQKIIEVLRSFEPDIIIHLAAIVGGIGANRERPGEFFYKNLMMGVQLMEQARLQGVEKFVALGTICAYPKFTAIPFREEDLWDGYPEETNAPYGLAKKMLLVQAQAYREQYGFNAIYLLPVNLYGPGDNFDPASSHVIPALIKKCCDAINNGDAEIVVWGTGKATREFLYVEDAAEGIVLATERYDKPDPINLGAGFEISIYDLVYLIAKLTGFTGVITWDTDKPDGQPRRCLDTSKAEQGFGFKAKTPFEVGLRKTIEWYRTHRAVDI; encoded by the coding sequence ATGGATAATCTACAGGGGAAACGCATCCTGGTGACCGGCGGCGCCGGATTCCTCGGCTCTCAGGTTGTGCAGAAACTGAAGGCGCGCGGATGTGGGGAGCTGTGCATCCCCAGAAGCGCCCAATATGATCTGACGAACGAGCAAAAGATTATCGAGGTATTGAGAAGTTTCGAACCTGACATCATCATCCATCTGGCGGCCATAGTGGGGGGGATCGGGGCGAACCGAGAGCGGCCCGGAGAGTTCTTTTACAAAAACCTGATGATGGGGGTCCAGCTTATGGAGCAGGCCCGCCTTCAGGGTGTGGAAAAATTTGTGGCACTCGGAACGATCTGTGCCTACCCGAAGTTTACGGCAATCCCTTTTCGGGAAGAAGATCTTTGGGACGGCTATCCCGAAGAAACCAACGCACCCTACGGCCTGGCCAAAAAGATGCTGCTGGTTCAGGCGCAGGCCTACCGTGAGCAGTACGGCTTCAATGCCATCTACCTGCTGCCGGTCAATCTGTACGGTCCAGGGGACAACTTTGATCCGGCCTCATCGCACGTCATCCCGGCGCTCATCAAGAAGTGCTGCGATGCCATAAACAATGGCGATGCTGAGATTGTGGTCTGGGGAACCGGCAAGGCGACGCGCGAGTTCCTGTACGTCGAGGATGCGGCCGAGGGGATCGTCCTGGCTACCGAGCGGTACGATAAACCTGATCCGATCAATCTGGGGGCCGGCTTTGAGATTTCGATCTATGACCTGGTCTACCTGATCGCCAAATTGACCGGCTTTACCGGGGTGATTACGTGGGATACCGACAAGCCCGACGGCCAGCCGCGCCGCTGCTTGGACACTTCCAAGGCTGAGCAAGGGTTTGGGTTCAAAGCCAAAACTCCGTTCGAGGTAGGGCTTCGTAAGACGATTGAGTGGTATCGTACCCACCGCGCGGTGGATATCTGA
- a CDS encoding glycosyltransferase, whose protein sequence is MGRLPRISIVTPCFNQGHFLETTIKSVLSQEYENLEYIVIDGGSTDGSVDIIKRYADRLAYWVSEPDGGQAEAIIKGFQHSSGEIMGWLNSDDLLLSDCLTAVARTFIGLPTTQMMYGNILIIDEYGHVVKEARQFQVGFHELYYGGHIINQEATFWTRGLYDRAGGLNRNLSYAMDYDLWVRMAEISHPLHVSRYLAAFRRHPSQKTTHMELYRMEMQAIQDRTRSARGENPFAFAVKSGLCQTRLILRRCAVKLLRTRRYPAKNHRAAYFGFAAVKSVGRKSKRYG, encoded by the coding sequence ATGGGAAGATTGCCTCGGATCTCGATTGTCACACCCTGCTTCAACCAGGGCCACTTTTTAGAGACTACCATCAAGAGTGTGCTCTCCCAAGAATATGAAAATCTCGAATATATTGTAATCGACGGCGGATCCACGGATGGCAGTGTTGACATTATCAAACGGTATGCCGACCGCCTTGCGTACTGGGTGAGCGAGCCCGACGGGGGGCAGGCCGAGGCCATCATCAAGGGCTTTCAACACTCTTCCGGCGAGATCATGGGTTGGCTCAACTCCGACGACCTGTTGTTATCTGATTGTCTCACCGCGGTGGCCCGCACCTTTATCGGACTTCCAACGACGCAGATGATGTATGGGAATATCCTGATTATCGACGAGTATGGTCATGTGGTAAAAGAAGCTCGGCAGTTTCAGGTGGGATTTCATGAACTCTACTATGGTGGCCACATCATCAATCAGGAGGCGACCTTTTGGACAAGGGGACTCTATGACAGGGCGGGAGGTCTGAACCGAAATTTATCGTACGCGATGGACTATGATCTATGGGTAAGAATGGCTGAGATTAGCCACCCCCTCCACGTTTCTCGCTACCTCGCAGCATTTCGTCGACATCCCTCACAGAAGACCACGCATATGGAGCTGTATCGCATGGAAATGCAGGCGATTCAGGATCGGACTCGCTCCGCTAGAGGCGAAAACCCTTTTGCCTTTGCCGTGAAGTCGGGCCTATGTCAGACGCGCCTGATCTTACGCCGATGCGCGGTGAAATTGTTGCGGACACGCCGGTACCCTGCGAAGAACCATAGAGCCGCGTATTTTGGCTTTGCAGCGGTCAAATCGGTTGGAAGAAAAAGCAAAAGATACGGATGA
- a CDS encoding AbrB family transcriptional regulator: MAAVKMWGRGQLTIPASVRKELHLDEETVLNIVKVGDALLLTQKRLVGDALATTAQKGMKKADLSLEDLLEDLQKQRERYNRERYGG; this comes from the coding sequence ATGGCTGCCGTCAAGATGTGGGGGCGTGGGCAACTGACGATACCTGCCTCTGTGCGAAAGGAACTACACCTCGACGAGGAGACTGTGCTGAACATTGTGAAGGTAGGAGATGCGCTCCTGCTGACGCAAAAACGACTAGTCGGAGATGCGCTGGCCACAACGGCTCAGAAGGGAATGAAAAAAGCCGACTTGAGCTTGGAAGACCTCTTGGAAGATCTGCAGAAACAGCGCGAGCGCTACAACCGGGAGCGCTATGGAGGATGA
- a CDS encoding cyclase produces MNAGIIDISVTLEKGMPVWPGSIEYTRRQDRSLSNGDLCNRSQMHIDMHMGTHVDAPLHFLRDGTSVDQLDLALFCGPAYVADLTHVGAIGECELAGLGLPEGTVRVLFKTANSYRLWSKEGFDAGFVGLTGDGAEWLIKHGIRMVGNDYLSVQRYGDGPGVHHLLLGAGIGVLEGITLGHVEPGEYELVCLPLKIKDAEGAPARAVLRWPIR; encoded by the coding sequence ATGAATGCAGGCATCATTGATATTTCAGTGACGTTGGAAAAGGGTATGCCGGTATGGCCTGGAAGTATCGAATACACCCGCCGGCAGGACAGGTCCTTATCGAACGGAGATCTGTGCAACCGTTCGCAGATGCATATCGACATGCATATGGGAACCCATGTGGACGCCCCGTTGCATTTTCTTCGGGATGGGACCAGCGTCGACCAACTTGATTTGGCACTGTTCTGCGGACCGGCATATGTGGCGGACCTGACCCACGTAGGCGCAATAGGCGAATGTGAGCTCGCGGGTCTCGGGTTGCCTGAAGGCACCGTGCGCGTCCTATTCAAGACAGCCAACTCGTACCGGCTTTGGAGCAAAGAGGGATTTGACGCCGGCTTTGTGGGTCTGACGGGCGACGGCGCGGAGTGGCTGATCAAACACGGCATCAGGATGGTCGGCAACGACTATCTTTCGGTTCAAAGATACGGTGATGGGCCTGGTGTACATCATCTATTGCTCGGGGCGGGGATCGGTGTCCTTGAGGGGATCACGCTTGGACATGTTGAGCCGGGTGAATATGAACTGGTTTGCCTGCCGTTGAAGATCAAGGATGCCGAGGGAGCCCCCGCAAGGGCGGTCTTGAGATGGCCGATTCGATGA
- a CDS encoding dihydrofolate reductase, translating to MNWRILVSAPYMQPIPEKYRTILEKSGCQLVVPPVQERLSEEELLGLIEDIDGVISGDDRFSEKVYQAAKRLKVVSKWGTGIDSLKKEIASKYGVIIRNTPNAFTEPVADTVLGYILCFARRLPWMDRDMKNGTWKRLSGTSLHEQTLGVIGVGNIGKAVIRRAAAFGMRVLGNDIIEIPRDFLERTTVEMVSKEELLKQSDFVSLNCDLNPTSYHLMSGQEFGLMKREAYLINTARGSVVDEPKLVKALEDKKIAGAGLDVFEVEPLPHNSLLRRMDNVLMAPHNSNASPSVWERIHEATVKNLLEELRKP from the coding sequence ATGAATTGGAGAATACTCGTCTCGGCGCCATACATGCAGCCAATCCCGGAAAAATATCGAACAATCTTAGAGAAAAGCGGGTGTCAGCTCGTCGTTCCACCGGTTCAGGAGCGACTTTCCGAGGAGGAACTCCTTGGTTTAATCGAGGACATTGACGGCGTCATTTCAGGCGACGATAGGTTCAGTGAAAAGGTTTATCAAGCGGCGAAAAGGCTAAAAGTAGTCTCCAAATGGGGAACCGGTATCGACTCACTCAAAAAGGAGATAGCCTCCAAGTACGGGGTCATCATCAGGAACACGCCGAACGCCTTCACGGAACCGGTTGCAGACACCGTTCTCGGCTACATACTCTGCTTTGCCAGGCGACTGCCATGGATGGACCGAGATATGAAAAACGGTACGTGGAAGAGACTTTCCGGCACGTCCCTTCACGAACAAACCCTCGGCGTCATCGGTGTAGGTAATATCGGTAAAGCGGTGATAAGGCGTGCAGCGGCGTTCGGTATGCGTGTCCTCGGCAATGACATCATCGAAATCCCTCGAGACTTCTTGGAACGGACAACGGTCGAAATGGTATCGAAGGAGGAACTGCTGAAGCAGTCGGATTTCGTAAGCCTCAATTGCGATTTGAACCCTACGAGCTACCATCTCATGAGCGGTCAGGAATTCGGGCTGATGAAGCGTGAGGCGTATCTCATCAATACAGCACGAGGCTCTGTTGTGGACGAGCCGAAACTGGTCAAAGCCCTTGAGGACAAGAAGATAGCCGGCGCCGGACTCGACGTCTTTGAGGTAGAACCATTGCCGCATAACAGTCTGTTGAGGCGGATGGACAACGTGTTGATGGCGCCGCATAATTCAAATGCGAGCCCCAGCGTCTGGGAGCGGATTCACGAAGCGACGGTTAAGAACCTTTTGGAGGAGCTGAGAAAGCCGTGA
- a CDS encoding 2-phosphosulfolactate phosphatase, protein MVVIEVAFSRLDPVCRSAPDRAVAVIDVIRATTTITVALHHGCAGVIPVRTISEARTLARELGRSALLAGERGAEKVAGFELGNSPAEYGRERITGKTVVLTTTNGTRTFQAVSGAQAIIACSFLNVSAAARWLIGTGRDVLIVCAGRRGRFCVEDAVGSGMLIDRVLSISRGSAECSDAAGAAHRLFTTDRGDLLGMLRSCAWGREIIRQGFGADLEICAQVDLTDIVPVMRNGRLVAGRT, encoded by the coding sequence ATCGTGGTCATAGAGGTGGCATTCAGTCGGCTGGATCCGGTTTGTCGATCCGCCCCCGATCGAGCTGTAGCCGTCATCGACGTGATACGGGCCACGACGACCATCACGGTGGCGCTACACCATGGTTGCGCCGGTGTCATTCCCGTCCGGACCATCAGCGAGGCGCGAACCCTCGCGCGCGAATTGGGCAGAAGCGCTCTGCTTGCGGGCGAACGGGGAGCTGAAAAGGTGGCAGGCTTTGAGTTGGGAAATTCTCCGGCTGAATACGGACGCGAGCGTATCACAGGCAAGACGGTTGTGCTTACGACAACAAACGGGACTCGGACATTTCAGGCGGTCTCAGGCGCCCAGGCGATCATCGCCTGCTCATTCCTGAATGTGTCCGCGGCCGCACGCTGGCTGATCGGTACCGGGCGTGACGTCCTTATTGTGTGCGCGGGTCGACGCGGCCGTTTTTGTGTGGAGGACGCGGTAGGCAGCGGGATGTTGATCGATCGGGTACTCAGCATCTCTCGTGGATCGGCGGAGTGCAGCGATGCCGCTGGAGCCGCTCACCGACTGTTTACGACCGATCGCGGCGATCTGCTTGGGATGCTCCGAAGTTGCGCATGGGGTCGGGAGATAATCCGACAAGGCTTCGGCGCAGACCTGGAGATCTGTGCACAGGTCGATCTGACCGATATCGTCCCCGTCATGCGAAACGGCCGCCTCGTCGCGGGGCGCACCTGA
- a CDS encoding acylneuraminate cytidylyltransferase, with protein MINGIAALVPMRHTSERVPSKNYRPFHGKPLYHHILRTLLDCPYVTTVLIDTDSPFILEDAAKYFPEVQLVERPQHLRGGEVPMNDVLLYDVTQLNHEWYLQTHSTNPLLKTETIARAIQVLRDGLPEHDSLFSVTRVQTRFWDGNGNPINHDPNTLIRTQDLSPMFEENSNIYIFRGDTLKSRRTRIGQRPLMFEMNRIEAIDIDNETDFAMAEILYSLFRKELEG; from the coding sequence ATGATCAACGGCATCGCCGCCCTTGTTCCCATGAGGCACACCAGCGAAAGGGTGCCCAGTAAAAATTATCGGCCGTTTCACGGCAAGCCCTTGTATCATCATATTCTCCGAACCCTCCTCGACTGTCCTTACGTTACGACCGTACTGATCGATACGGATTCGCCGTTTATACTTGAGGATGCTGCGAAGTATTTCCCCGAGGTACAGCTTGTCGAAAGACCGCAACATCTGAGGGGCGGCGAGGTGCCGATGAATGATGTGTTGCTCTACGACGTCACGCAGCTCAATCATGAGTGGTATCTGCAGACCCACAGCACGAATCCGTTATTGAAAACGGAGACGATAGCGAGGGCCATTCAGGTGCTGCGGGATGGACTGCCCGAGCATGATTCGCTTTTTTCCGTCACGAGGGTACAGACCAGGTTCTGGGACGGAAACGGCAATCCCATCAACCATGATCCAAACACGCTCATTCGCACGCAGGATCTTTCTCCCATGTTTGAGGAAAACTCCAATATCTATATCTTCAGAGGAGACACCCTCAAGAGCAGAAGGACCAGGATCGGGCAACGACCTCTCATGTTTGAGATGAATCGGATCGAGGCGATCGATATCGACAATGAGACGGATTTCGCCATGGCGGAGATCCTGTATAGCTTGTTCAGAAAGGAGTTGGAGGGATGA
- a CDS encoding MFS transporter: MRATFSPDQKRAIATLSVTIAIRMLGIFLVLPVFTLYGEQLTDSKPLIGLAFGSYGLTNALLQIPFGWLSDRFGRKPLLLIGLALHSVGSILAAVPPNIFALIAARLIQGTGAVSSVAFALVADSVGEKNRATAMAFLGVSIGLSFVGGILIGPIIAGLSGYASLFWLSGLLSLIAAGCLALVVKEPPRERPPTEITRNRPSIVSVLKIPDIVRLDLCGFLMSFFMSSFFFYFPLLARPHLPPHSYHLLLGPMLLVGITVMFGASRAADRGWAKSTAVTAFIVLAISAWLLFPGKDLWPAHPLLLLSIAGICFFAGFSTLEPILPSLITKVSPKTVYGTALGTYNSMQFLGSFAGGATAGVLSTLETGYTLVALLAVAVSGMALTATIKTAHPA, encoded by the coding sequence ATGCGAGCGACATTTTCGCCGGACCAAAAGCGCGCTATTGCCACGCTGAGCGTGACCATCGCGATTCGGATGCTCGGCATCTTCCTCGTACTGCCCGTCTTTACACTCTACGGAGAGCAATTGACCGACTCAAAACCGCTGATCGGCCTGGCCTTCGGCAGCTACGGGCTGACCAACGCGCTGCTGCAGATCCCGTTCGGATGGCTGTCGGACCGATTCGGACGGAAACCCCTTTTGCTGATCGGCCTTGCGCTTCACAGTGTCGGCTCCATCCTGGCCGCCGTTCCCCCCAATATCTTCGCCCTCATCGCCGCTCGGCTGATCCAAGGCACCGGCGCCGTCAGTTCCGTCGCATTCGCGCTGGTCGCCGATTCGGTCGGCGAGAAGAATCGCGCAACCGCCATGGCCTTTCTTGGGGTATCCATCGGTTTGTCCTTTGTGGGCGGCATTTTGATCGGACCGATCATCGCCGGCCTCAGCGGCTATGCGTCGCTCTTCTGGCTCTCCGGCCTGTTGAGTCTGATCGCCGCCGGCTGCCTGGCGCTTGTCGTGAAGGAGCCGCCGCGCGAGCGACCGCCGACCGAGATCACCCGCAACCGGCCGTCGATCGTGTCGGTCCTCAAGATCCCCGATATTGTCAGACTGGATCTCTGCGGATTCCTGATGTCGTTTTTCATGAGCAGCTTCTTCTTCTACTTTCCCCTATTGGCTCGCCCCCATCTGCCCCCACACAGCTATCACCTTCTGCTCGGCCCGATGCTCCTCGTCGGCATTACGGTGATGTTTGGCGCCTCTCGAGCAGCCGACAGGGGCTGGGCGAAATCGACAGCCGTCACGGCCTTCATCGTCCTTGCCATCAGCGCGTGGCTGCTGTTTCCCGGCAAGGATCTCTGGCCGGCTCATCCACTTCTGCTCCTTAGCATTGCCGGCATCTGCTTCTTTGCCGGATTCTCCACACTTGAACCGATCCTGCCCAGCCTGATTACCAAGGTGTCGCCGAAGACGGTGTATGGAACCGCACTGGGAACGTACAACTCCATGCAATTCCTGGGCAGCTTCGCGGGTGGAGCGACGGCCGGCGTTCTCAGCACGCTGGAGACGGGGTATACGTTGGTCGCGCTGCTGGCGGTCGCAGTCTCAGGAATGGCTTTGACGGCTACCATAAAGACGGCGCACCCTGCGTGA
- a CDS encoding family 2 glycosyl transferase, protein MTGKGNHNTPACSLVIRCFNEEAHIGRLLTGIMAQTLKDVEIIVVDSGSTDATLSIASQYPVKILTITPEQFSFGRSLNIGCAAATSDFIAIASAHVYPVYTDWLEHLLKPFADSGVAIVYGKQRADGAAKYAEHMIYKKWYPDESTTDQRHPFCNNANAAIRRSLLEAHPFNEALTGLEDLDWAKRAIERGEKVAYSAEAEIVHVHNETLTRVYHRYMREAIAFKHIYPHERFRFLDFVRLVAGNILSDCYYAAHDRMLVKNVSQIVSFRFMQFWGAHRGFSRRALISQQVRNRLYYPNGLAKAGADGSVREAEGAIEYECRHH, encoded by the coding sequence ATGACCGGCAAAGGGAACCACAATACGCCAGCCTGTTCGCTCGTCATACGGTGCTTTAACGAGGAGGCGCATATAGGACGTCTACTTACCGGCATCATGGCGCAAACCCTCAAAGACGTCGAGATCATCGTTGTCGATTCGGGCTCTACCGACGCCACCCTGTCGATCGCTTCACAATATCCTGTCAAGATCCTGACCATTACGCCGGAGCAATTCTCCTTCGGGAGATCGCTGAACATCGGGTGCGCCGCCGCCACTTCCGATTTTATTGCTATCGCGAGCGCGCACGTCTACCCGGTCTATACGGACTGGCTTGAACACCTGCTCAAGCCGTTCGCAGACTCGGGTGTAGCCATCGTGTACGGCAAACAGCGGGCCGATGGTGCCGCCAAGTACGCCGAGCATATGATCTATAAGAAATGGTACCCCGACGAGTCCACGACCGATCAACGACATCCCTTTTGCAACAACGCGAATGCGGCGATACGGCGCAGTCTTTTGGAGGCACACCCGTTCAATGAGGCACTGACGGGCCTCGAGGACTTGGATTGGGCGAAGAGGGCGATCGAGCGCGGAGAGAAGGTTGCCTACAGTGCTGAGGCTGAGATCGTCCATGTGCACAACGAAACTTTGACACGAGTCTATCATCGCTATATGCGTGAGGCTATCGCGTTCAAGCACATCTATCCGCACGAGCGGTTCCGTTTCCTGGATTTCGTACGCCTGGTTGCGGGCAATATCCTCTCCGATTGTTATTACGCCGCCCACGATAGGATGCTGGTCAAGAACGTGTCCCAGATCGTCTCGTTCAGATTCATGCAGTTCTGGGGGGCGCATCGCGGCTTCAGCCGAAGGGCGTTGATCTCACAACAAGTGCGAAACCGCCTCTATTACCCCAACGGGTTGGCAAAAGCCGGCGCAGACGGGTCCGTTCGCGAAGCGGAAGGAGCCATCGAATATGAATGCAGGCATCATTGA
- a CDS encoding PIN domain nuclease — MEDERWKVFLDTSALIAGIVSATGAAREALRLCEAGVVEPLVSRQVLTEADRNLSAKLPALVSGYRHLMRQMSPTLLEDPTRAEVARAAQIIHRKDAPILAAAISGEADYLITWNTRHFHAPSVMRVVRFRIVTPGEFLEEFRRLLSANA, encoded by the coding sequence ATGGAGGATGAACGATGGAAAGTGTTCCTCGACACCAGCGCGCTGATCGCGGGGATCGTGTCTGCAACCGGCGCGGCGCGCGAGGCGCTACGACTGTGTGAGGCTGGGGTAGTGGAACCTCTCGTGTCGAGACAGGTCCTGACTGAGGCAGACCGGAATCTTTCAGCAAAACTGCCCGCTTTGGTCTCAGGCTACCGTCACCTGATGCGCCAGATGTCACCGACACTGCTGGAAGATCCTACGCGTGCAGAGGTAGCGCGAGCTGCGCAGATCATTCATCGCAAAGATGCGCCGATTCTCGCTGCTGCGATCAGCGGAGAAGCGGATTATTTGATCACATGGAATACGAGACACTTCCATGCGCCGTCGGTCATGCGGGTTGTTCGTTTTCGCATCGTCACGCCTGGTGAGTTCCTGGAGGAATTTCGACGGCTATTATCCGCCAATGCGTAA